From the Desulfovibrio sp. JC010 genome, one window contains:
- a CDS encoding L-serine ammonia-lyase — MTAITTSVFELFKIGPGPSSSHTIGPMKAGYNFHNAVADLSLDEQPDNLEVRLYGSLSATGEGHGTDRAVIAGLLGFRPDNVECDFLDSLADGQSRQFESGKVSLPLSIKNVIFAEVENDFPYANTLLLRLRKGEEILFEQEYYSIGGGFIKWKGQQEEIPRVPPHQYSNMDELKAILTEEGLRMHQAIIANETAITGISEGEVYEQLDAILDAMKQAVRNGLASEGTLPGPIGLQRKAKRLFENSSQPNCADGFLLRLNSYGFAASEENAAGRIVVTAPTSGSAGVIPAAVYALEEDLGVIREKVREGMLVAAALGFIAKHNASIAGAEVGCQGEIGVASAMAAGLIAYANGHRFWRTENAAESALEHHLGITCDPVGGYVQIPCIERNAMGVVRAYNAYLIASVENEKFHKVSYDEVVKAMAETGKDMNSKYKETSLGGLAVSVPNC, encoded by the coding sequence ATGACTGCCATTACCACTTCTGTTTTCGAACTATTCAAAATCGGCCCCGGACCTTCCAGCTCACATACCATCGGTCCCATGAAAGCCGGATATAACTTTCACAATGCTGTAGCCGATCTTTCGCTTGATGAGCAGCCCGACAATCTAGAAGTCCGCTTATACGGCAGCCTGAGTGCAACTGGCGAGGGCCATGGCACAGACCGGGCGGTTATAGCAGGATTACTGGGCTTCCGCCCGGACAATGTTGAATGCGATTTTCTGGATTCCCTTGCCGACGGTCAGTCCCGTCAATTTGAAAGCGGCAAGGTATCCCTGCCCCTGAGTATAAAAAATGTAATATTCGCCGAAGTGGAAAACGACTTCCCATACGCCAACACCCTGCTCCTGCGTCTGCGCAAGGGAGAAGAAATCCTTTTCGAGCAGGAGTACTACTCCATCGGCGGCGGGTTCATCAAATGGAAAGGACAGCAGGAAGAAATCCCCCGGGTTCCTCCGCATCAATATTCAAATATGGATGAGCTGAAAGCAATCCTCACAGAAGAGGGATTACGCATGCATCAGGCCATCATTGCCAACGAGACTGCCATCACCGGAATATCCGAGGGTGAAGTATACGAACAGCTTGATGCCATCCTTGATGCCATGAAACAGGCGGTACGCAACGGGCTGGCGTCCGAAGGCACCCTGCCCGGACCCATCGGGTTGCAGCGTAAGGCCAAACGGCTTTTTGAAAACAGCTCCCAGCCCAATTGTGCCGATGGATTCCTGCTCCGCCTGAACTCATACGGCTTTGCCGCATCCGAAGAGAATGCAGCCGGACGCATCGTGGTCACCGCGCCCACTTCCGGTTCTGCGGGCGTAATTCCTGCTGCGGTTTATGCTCTTGAAGAAGATCTTGGGGTCATCCGAGAAAAAGTACGCGAAGGGATGCTGGTCGCTGCTGCGCTCGGTTTCATAGCCAAACATAACGCCAGCATCGCCGGAGCCGAAGTTGGCTGTCAGGGCGAAATAGGCGTGGCCTCGGCCATGGCTGCGGGACTTATCGCCTACGCCAACGGACACCGCTTCTGGCGCACGGAAAACGCAGCCGAATCCGCGCTGGAGCACCATCTCGGCATCACCTGCGACCCCGTGGGCGGTTACGTGCAGATTCCCTGCATTGAGCGCAACGCCATGGGCGTTGTCCGTGCCTACAATGCCTATCTGATCGCTTCCGTTGAGAACGAGAAATTCCACAAGGTCAGTTATGACGAGGTTGTCAAAGCCATGGCTGAGACCGGAAAAGATATGAACAGCAAATACAAAGAGACTTCGCTGGGCGGTTTGGCTGTGTCTGTGCCGAATTGCTAG
- a CDS encoding phosphoenolpyruvate carboxykinase (ATP): protein MASQSTYEFYKDDLSKIPPLRAIAETLLADKRVRKVSAAQAYELARKQWDVMETDHPVYPEAAKRLGLPEGAKLLNHCHGKIVGRTALARRFYNKLNGPDQRKVLGDLREAISDMQERPLIKAEAVVGLDQDLMIKATILGGEDDAANIFNWLVNFTPFDEVAEEYAKSAKLPIQDIIIIGDNLWRNDDTFYHNQGNPQLALVDEECNVIYNFGMRYFGERKKGTLTLAWTSGIRVGMAACHGGIKEIDFAACADKSMKKLGKKSIAFFGLSGTGKSSHTNSHDNGGTLPKGFAKKVLHDDAFQIDTENRVCRAWEPTLFDKTDSRPLGDPDWKYMVSVMNHAMLEIDGKVMPLGEDIRNPNGRALIDRDVIGEHVNRCTFPDSLCWLMKDTCLPPIIRFTDTYLAVAMGAALMTKRNLAENVSEEELKKLVFIPYANPFRVYELWQDVEAFAHVFDSGAHGYSFNSVGFWRSSDTDLNPIPLQTSLTLQTMILTDQLEWENWDLLPGAQIPKRNCMERVLPGFYDTYNPANVEHRAEYFQTLKDRFAQRRHFLEQTEDLNCKPQLLAKLTDALHIKGWF, encoded by the coding sequence GTGGCTAGTCAGTCAACCTACGAGTTTTACAAAGATGACCTTTCCAAGATTCCGCCTCTGCGGGCAATCGCGGAAACTCTGCTTGCAGATAAACGGGTAAGAAAAGTGAGTGCTGCGCAGGCCTATGAACTGGCCCGTAAGCAGTGGGATGTGATGGAGACAGACCATCCTGTCTATCCTGAAGCGGCAAAAAGACTCGGCCTGCCCGAGGGCGCAAAGCTGCTCAACCATTGCCACGGAAAGATTGTCGGCCGTACTGCATTGGCGCGCCGTTTTTACAACAAGCTGAACGGTCCGGACCAGCGCAAGGTGCTCGGTGATTTGAGGGAAGCAATCTCCGACATGCAGGAACGTCCGCTGATAAAAGCCGAAGCAGTTGTCGGGCTGGATCAGGATCTCATGATCAAGGCCACCATCCTCGGCGGTGAAGACGATGCAGCCAATATTTTCAACTGGCTGGTCAACTTCACTCCTTTTGATGAAGTGGCTGAAGAATACGCCAAGAGCGCGAAACTGCCCATTCAGGATATCATCATTATAGGTGACAACCTCTGGCGCAACGACGATACTTTCTACCACAATCAGGGCAACCCGCAGCTGGCTCTTGTGGATGAAGAATGCAACGTCATCTACAATTTCGGCATGCGCTATTTCGGTGAGCGTAAAAAAGGAACTCTCACCCTGGCCTGGACTTCCGGTATCCGTGTAGGCATGGCTGCCTGCCATGGCGGTATCAAGGAAATTGATTTTGCTGCCTGCGCGGACAAGAGCATGAAAAAGCTGGGCAAAAAGTCCATCGCTTTTTTCGGTTTGTCCGGTACCGGTAAATCGTCCCACACCAACTCCCATGACAACGGCGGTACCCTGCCCAAGGGATTTGCCAAGAAAGTTCTGCACGATGACGCTTTTCAGATTGATACTGAAAACCGCGTCTGCCGCGCATGGGAACCGACCCTTTTCGATAAGACCGATTCCCGTCCGCTGGGTGATCCGGACTGGAAATACATGGTCTCGGTCATGAACCACGCCATGCTGGAAATTGACGGCAAGGTCATGCCGCTGGGCGAGGATATCCGTAACCCCAACGGTCGTGCTCTTATCGACCGTGATGTTATCGGCGAGCACGTGAACCGTTGTACTTTCCCGGATTCCCTGTGCTGGCTCATGAAAGATACCTGCCTGCCGCCGATCATCCGCTTCACCGATACCTATCTCGCGGTAGCCATGGGTGCGGCCCTGATGACCAAGCGCAACCTCGCTGAAAACGTTTCCGAGGAAGAGCTTAAGAAGCTGGTATTTATTCCTTACGCCAACCCCTTCCGCGTGTACGAACTCTGGCAGGACGTTGAAGCCTTCGCCCATGTTTTCGACAGCGGAGCACACGGTTACAGCTTCAACTCTGTGGGTTTCTGGCGTTCTTCCGATACCGATCTCAATCCCATTCCCCTGCAGACTTCACTGACCCTGCAGACCATGATCCTGACTGACCAGCTGGAATGGGAAAATTGGGACCTGCTGCCCGGTGCACAGATTCCCAAGCGCAACTGCATGGAGCGGGTGCTGCCCGGTTTCTACGATACTTACAACCCGGCCAACGTAGAACACCGCGCCGAGTACTTCCAGACCCTCAAGGACCGCTTTGCACAGCGCAGGCATTTCCTTGAGCAGACCGAAGATCTCAACTGCAAGCCGCAACTGCTGGCTAAATTGACCGACGCCCTGCATATCAAGGGTTGGTTTTAG
- a CDS encoding sodium ion-translocating decarboxylase subunit beta: protein MDILLHFLSTTGFAEMTPGNFIMIVIGIIFIALAIIKDYEPLLLLPIGFGAIVGNIPSIAGMPLSVYDEGSVLYYIYFGVSAGIFPPLIFLGIGAMTDFSCMLSNPRLVLLGAAAQMGIFATLIGAMYMGFTPSEAGAIGIIGGADGPTAIFLSSKLAPHLLGAIAIAAYSYMALVPVIQPPIMKLMTSKKERLIRMSAPREVSTRVKILFPVGGFIITALIAPGSLALVGMLFFGNLLKESGVTERLAETARTALIDSVTILLGFSVGASTQAQTFLTPDSLLIFGLGAASFCVATASGLAFAKLMNVFCKDKINPLVGAAGVSAVPDSARVVQMVARDEDPHNFLLMHAMAPNVAGVLGSAVGAGVLWSVLAM from the coding sequence ATGGATATACTTCTGCACTTCTTAAGCACAACGGGCTTTGCAGAGATGACTCCGGGCAACTTCATTATGATTGTCATCGGGATCATCTTCATCGCCCTTGCTATTATTAAGGATTACGAGCCGCTGCTGCTCCTGCCCATCGGGTTTGGTGCAATCGTGGGCAACATCCCCTCTATCGCCGGGATGCCGCTCAGCGTCTATGACGAAGGCAGCGTGCTTTATTATATCTACTTCGGGGTCAGCGCAGGGATTTTCCCGCCGCTGATCTTCCTCGGCATCGGAGCTATGACCGACTTTTCATGCATGCTCTCAAACCCGAGGCTGGTACTGCTCGGCGCAGCAGCCCAGATGGGTATTTTTGCAACCCTCATCGGAGCCATGTATATGGGCTTCACCCCCAGTGAGGCCGGTGCTATCGGCATTATCGGCGGGGCGGACGGGCCGACGGCCATCTTCCTCTCCTCCAAGCTGGCACCGCATCTCCTAGGGGCTATCGCCATTGCCGCGTACTCGTACATGGCATTGGTCCCGGTTATTCAGCCTCCGATCATGAAGCTGATGACCTCCAAGAAAGAGCGTCTCATCCGCATGAGCGCGCCCCGTGAAGTTTCCACCCGTGTGAAAATTCTTTTTCCGGTGGGCGGCTTCATCATCACCGCGCTTATTGCTCCGGGCTCACTTGCTCTGGTGGGTATGCTCTTCTTCGGTAACCTGCTTAAAGAATCCGGCGTAACCGAACGTCTGGCCGAGACTGCGCGTACCGCGCTTATCGACTCGGTAACCATTCTGCTCGGTTTCTCCGTGGGTGCATCCACTCAGGCTCAGACCTTCCTGACCCCTGACAGCCTGCTTATCTTCGGGCTGGGTGCTGCCTCCTTCTGTGTTGCTACTGCCAGCGGTCTGGCCTTTGCTAAACTCATGAACGTGTTCTGCAAGGACAAGATCAATCCGCTGGTCGGTGCTGCCGGTGTATCCGCTGTTCCTGACTCCGCACGAGTCGTTCAGATGGTCGCCCGCGATGAAGACCCGCATAACTTCCTGCTCATGCATGCCATGGCCCCCAACGTAGCCGGGGTTCTCGGTTCCGCAGTCGGCGCAGGTGTTCTCTGGTCCGTTCTGGCAATGTAG
- a CDS encoding OadG family protein has translation MQQMLFSWDNVVAGNGVALSITGMCIVFTALILVSVYIALLPKLAAFLNKIIPPSAHHSGPVANAPAPQVQTGPSEAEIVAAAVAYLHKNKG, from the coding sequence ATGCAACAGATGTTGTTCAGTTGGGACAACGTGGTCGCAGGTAACGGCGTGGCTCTTTCCATCACAGGTATGTGCATCGTGTTCACAGCCCTGATTCTGGTCAGTGTCTACATCGCGCTGCTGCCGAAGCTTGCCGCGTTCTTAAATAAGATAATTCCGCCTTCCGCCCACCACTCCGGGCCGGTGGCCAATGCTCCCGCCCCGCAGGTCCAGACCGGACCTTCGGAAGCGGAAATCGTGGCCGCCGCAGTGGCGTATCTGCATAAAAACAAGGGCTAG
- a CDS encoding biotin/lipoyl-containing protein — protein sequence MAKKKIRFMCTAFRDGFQSVYGARVKTDDFLPAVEATREAGVDWFEAGGGARFQALYFYSNECAFDMMDRFRETAGPDADLQTLARGVNVVGLESQPSDVIKAHADLFAKHGITTIRNFDALNDVNNLIYSGQCIADAGLKHQVVVSMMELPPGCSGAHDAAFYEKTLRQILDADIPFDSVCFKDASGTSTPAKVYETIKAAKKMLPEDVLLHFHTHETAGIGGLCYHSAIEAGADAIDLSMAPASGGTCQTDIITMWHILRNTDYTIDVDIDKIIKAEDVFRDCMKDYFLPPEATQVDPMIPFSPMPGGALTANTQMLRDNGLMDKYPEIIRAMSEVVRKGGFGTSVTPVSQFYFQQAFNNVMFGPWKKFADGYGKMVLGYFGKTPVEPDAEIVKLASEQLELEPTKKTPLEINDADSSKGLAPAREICEKEGFELTDENIFIVATCKDKGVSYLKGEARVGIRYKKDVEAEQLKKLGASVGGGSGSGPVNVTVDGQSYTVNVDGSTATINGKSFNIGAGDAPAAGGAAPAAPAGATEPVAAPMPGLIIRTAVEPGTAVQEGQTILIMEAMKMEMEVKAHKAGTVTSFSVTAGDQVQQGQPLAQMSV from the coding sequence GTGGCCAAGAAGAAGATTAGGTTCATGTGTACTGCCTTCCGTGACGGCTTTCAGTCCGTTTACGGAGCCAGGGTCAAGACCGATGATTTCCTGCCTGCTGTTGAAGCAACAAGAGAAGCAGGGGTTGATTGGTTCGAAGCTGGCGGGGGCGCACGGTTCCAGGCCCTCTACTTTTATTCTAATGAATGTGCCTTTGATATGATGGACAGGTTCCGGGAGACCGCAGGTCCCGATGCCGACCTCCAGACCCTCGCCCGCGGGGTGAACGTTGTCGGACTCGAATCCCAGCCCAGCGATGTCATCAAGGCTCATGCCGATCTCTTTGCCAAGCACGGCATCACCACCATCCGAAACTTCGACGCGCTTAACGACGTCAACAACCTGATCTACAGCGGCCAGTGTATTGCTGATGCCGGACTGAAGCATCAGGTGGTTGTTTCCATGATGGAACTCCCTCCGGGATGTTCCGGCGCGCACGATGCCGCTTTTTACGAGAAGACCCTGCGTCAGATTCTTGATGCGGACATTCCTTTTGATTCCGTATGTTTTAAAGATGCATCCGGCACATCCACCCCGGCCAAGGTTTACGAGACCATCAAGGCCGCCAAAAAGATGCTGCCCGAAGATGTACTGCTCCACTTCCATACCCATGAGACAGCAGGGATCGGCGGACTCTGCTATCACTCGGCTATCGAAGCTGGCGCTGATGCCATCGACCTGTCCATGGCTCCCGCTTCCGGCGGAACCTGCCAGACCGACATCATCACCATGTGGCATATCCTGCGCAACACCGATTACACCATCGATGTTGACATTGATAAAATCATCAAGGCTGAAGACGTTTTCCGCGACTGCATGAAGGACTACTTCCTGCCGCCCGAAGCGACTCAGGTCGATCCTATGATCCCCTTCAGCCCCATGCCCGGCGGCGCACTGACCGCGAACACCCAGATGCTGCGTGACAACGGCCTCATGGACAAATATCCCGAGATTATCCGGGCCATGAGTGAAGTTGTGCGCAAGGGTGGATTCGGTACTTCCGTTACCCCGGTTTCCCAGTTCTACTTCCAGCAGGCATTCAATAACGTGATGTTCGGTCCCTGGAAGAAATTTGCCGACGGTTACGGCAAAATGGTTCTGGGTTACTTCGGCAAGACCCCGGTCGAGCCCGATGCGGAAATCGTCAAGCTTGCATCCGAGCAGCTGGAACTTGAGCCCACCAAGAAGACTCCGCTTGAAATCAACGACGCCGATTCCTCCAAAGGTCTCGCGCCTGCTCGTGAAATCTGCGAAAAAGAAGGTTTCGAGCTTACTGATGAAAATATTTTCATCGTGGCTACCTGTAAAGATAAAGGCGTCAGCTACCTCAAAGGTGAAGCCCGCGTCGGTATCCGTTACAAGAAAGATGTTGAAGCCGAACAGCTCAAGAAGCTCGGTGCTTCTGTGGGCGGCGGTTCCGGTTCCGGTCCGGTTAACGTTACTGTGGACGGCCAGTCCTACACAGTTAACGTGGACGGCTCCACCGCCACCATCAACGGCAAGTCCTTCAACATCGGTGCCGGTGATGCTCCCGCAGCAGGCGGCGCGGCTCCCGCTGCACCCGCAGGTGCTACCGAACCTGTTGCCGCTCCCATGCCCGGCCTGATTATCCGCACAGCTGTGGAGCCGGGAACTGCGGTTCAGGAAGGCCAGACCATCCTGATCATGGAAGCCATGAAGATGGAAATGGAAGTTAAGGCGCACAAGGCCGGAACTGTTACCTCTTTCTCCGTTACCGCGGGTGATCAGGTACAGCAGGGACAGCCGCTCGCCCAGATGTCCGTTTAA
- a CDS encoding FeoB-associated Cys-rich membrane protein — MENIIVFGAIALAVIYLARKWFGKGGGGCGCGCDCPASKSGDSCCGDTENCITDLRQK, encoded by the coding sequence ATGGAAAATATAATTGTATTTGGAGCGATTGCTTTGGCGGTAATTTATCTTGCCAGAAAATGGTTCGGCAAGGGGGGAGGCGGTTGCGGCTGCGGTTGTGATTGCCCGGCGTCTAAAAGCGGTGACAGTTGCTGCGGTGATACGGAGAACTGCATAACTGATCTTCGACAAAAGTAG
- a CDS encoding response regulator: MERSKEKLLAELQEKEKRIAVLEERLYGSARYLEERFRKLIDHVEMVSVQGYDRERKVVFWNTASEALYGYSREEALGRKLEDLIIPEYMREGVISHIRDWHEKGIRIPAGELELLRKDGSPVPVYSAHVMQENPDGSQYMYCIDVDLSEVKKAHTQLVHAKEQAESANRAKSEFLANMSHEIRTPLNGILGMLQLLKSTPQNKDQQEYIDLAVMGARRLTNLLSDILDLSRVEAGKLSMEAAPFDLAELLHHIVDLYRPVIRQKKLSINLSLHPDTKVRVQGDSARLQQVLTNILGNAMKFTESGKITIETYPLPPTNPEEIKILFSVSDTGPGIQDSKMNELFAPFTQCSEGLSRPHQGAGLGLTICKQLVRLMGGNIAIESEPGKGTTVYFCIPFGTPAQTCPWEMKESKAQLSTGKLRILVVEDEAISRLAAARQLEMAGCEVSTAENGQRALEKISTESYDLILMDIQMPVLDGLNATRAIRNGEAGESIKDIPIIAMTAYAMKGDREKFLAAGMDNYLSKPFDNKELLKILDNFI, encoded by the coding sequence ATGGAACGAAGCAAAGAAAAACTGCTAGCCGAGCTGCAGGAAAAAGAGAAAAGGATTGCTGTTCTTGAAGAGCGGCTATACGGCAGTGCCCGCTACCTTGAGGAACGTTTCCGCAAACTGATCGATCACGTGGAAATGGTTTCCGTGCAAGGGTATGACCGTGAGCGCAAGGTAGTTTTCTGGAATACGGCAAGCGAAGCATTATACGGTTATTCCCGTGAGGAGGCCCTCGGCAGGAAGCTTGAGGATCTGATTATCCCTGAGTACATGCGGGAAGGCGTGATCAGCCACATCAGGGACTGGCATGAAAAAGGAATCCGCATTCCAGCCGGAGAACTTGAACTGCTGAGAAAAGACGGCAGCCCGGTGCCGGTCTACTCCGCCCATGTGATGCAGGAAAACCCTGACGGCAGCCAGTATATGTACTGTATTGACGTGGATTTGAGCGAAGTAAAAAAAGCCCACACCCAGTTGGTACACGCCAAAGAACAGGCTGAATCCGCCAACCGGGCCAAAAGTGAATTTCTTGCCAACATGAGCCATGAAATCCGCACCCCGCTGAACGGCATACTGGGCATGCTGCAACTGCTGAAATCCACCCCGCAAAACAAGGACCAGCAGGAATATATCGATCTGGCGGTCATGGGTGCCAGACGTTTGACAAATCTGCTTTCCGACATCCTTGACCTTTCAAGGGTGGAAGCAGGCAAGCTGAGTATGGAAGCCGCTCCCTTCGATCTGGCGGAACTCCTGCATCATATTGTCGATCTTTACCGTCCGGTCATCCGTCAGAAAAAACTTTCCATAAACCTGTCTCTCCACCCTGATACAAAAGTGCGGGTGCAGGGTGACAGTGCCCGGTTGCAGCAGGTACTGACCAATATTCTCGGCAACGCCATGAAATTCACCGAATCCGGCAAAATCACCATTGAGACCTACCCTCTCCCGCCTACAAACCCGGAAGAGATAAAGATTCTTTTCAGCGTAAGTGATACAGGTCCCGGAATTCAGGACAGTAAGATGAATGAACTTTTTGCCCCTTTCACCCAGTGCAGTGAAGGACTCAGCCGCCCCCATCAGGGTGCCGGACTGGGCCTGACCATCTGTAAACAGCTGGTCAGGTTAATGGGCGGAAATATTGCAATTGAAAGTGAACCGGGCAAAGGGACAACAGTATATTTCTGCATCCCCTTCGGCACACCAGCCCAGACCTGTCCGTGGGAAATGAAGGAGAGCAAAGCGCAATTATCCACCGGAAAATTGCGGATACTGGTGGTGGAGGACGAAGCCATCAGCAGGCTTGCGGCCGCCCGGCAACTGGAAATGGCCGGGTGCGAAGTCAGCACAGCTGAAAACGGACAACGCGCATTGGAAAAAATTTCCACCGAATCATACGACCTTATCCTGATGGATATACAGATGCCGGTACTGGACGGACTAAATGCAACACGGGCCATCCGCAACGGAGAGGCCGGGGAATCAATAAAAGATATCCCCATAATCGCTATGACCGCCTACGCCATGAAAGGAGACCGGGAAAAATTTCTGGCCGCAGGAATGGACAATTACCTATCCAAGCCTTTTGACAACAAAGAACTCCTTAAAATACTGGACAATTTCATCTGA
- the cbiM gene encoding cobalt transporter CbiM produces MHISEGILSLPVLASGAVVAATGTMIGLRKLDSEKLISVALLSSVFFVASLVHIPIGPSSAHLILSGLMGLLLGWAAFPAILTGLLLQAVLFQYGGLTVIGVNTAIMALPAVACHYMFRPLLKKNLFSMSIGAFLCGAVSIGLSAILTALALSFTDESFATAAQMIVYGHIPIMIIEGFICASAYGFLQKVRPEMLLATQET; encoded by the coding sequence ATGCACATATCAGAAGGGATACTTTCACTGCCTGTACTGGCAAGCGGAGCTGTTGTGGCGGCCACAGGCACCATGATCGGGCTCAGGAAACTTGATTCGGAAAAACTTATTTCCGTAGCCCTGCTCTCATCGGTATTTTTCGTGGCTTCGCTGGTCCACATTCCCATCGGACCTTCCAGTGCACACCTTATTTTGAGCGGTCTCATGGGACTGCTGCTGGGCTGGGCGGCCTTCCCGGCCATCCTGACCGGACTGCTGCTTCAGGCCGTACTCTTCCAATACGGGGGGCTGACAGTCATAGGCGTAAATACCGCCATCATGGCCCTGCCCGCCGTGGCCTGTCATTACATGTTCCGCCCGCTGCTTAAGAAGAACCTCTTCAGCATGAGCATCGGGGCTTTCCTTTGCGGAGCCGTTTCCATCGGTCTCTCCGCAATCCTGACCGCACTAGCCCTGTCATTTACTGACGAAAGCTTTGCCACTGCGGCCCAGATGATTGTTTACGGGCACATTCCCATCATGATTATCGAGGGCTTCATCTGTGCCTCGGCATACGGATTCCTGCAAAAAGTCAGACCTGAAATGCTGCTTGCTACGCAGGAAACATAA
- a CDS encoding MATE family efflux transporter, whose translation MKSLWNKPFGYKHVLDISMPLAVSMASTTIMQVTDRIFLGRYSMEAIAAALPAGILSFMFISFFMGVASYINVFIAQYTGARKPERVASSLWQGIYFALGSWLVLGIMGFWLTPLLESGGHPPEVLELEIQYFRILMLGAGLPVLDTALSGFFAGRGLTRTVMVVNMIGAAVNIPLDYALINGVWIFPEMGIRGAAIATIVAMAVIVSIYIPLIFNRENENAFKTRSNFRFEPQLFKRFISFGLSNGVQFFLDIFAITFFVYMVGRLGTVILAASNIVLSIDGVSFFPAYGIAVGVSTLVGQAIGQGRPDYARRATKCALHITTLWMLFMGIIYLVFPELLLSLFRPENITDAVFADVLDYGTHFLLFTAAYILFDGTALVYAGALKGAGDVVYVMKSIGVCCIAVMVVPCYMGVEVFPLGPYFLWAIFTLYVVILAGAFYWRFRGGKWEDMKVIE comes from the coding sequence ATGAAATCTTTGTGGAACAAACCCTTCGGGTACAAGCATGTGCTCGATATCAGTATGCCTCTTGCGGTGAGCATGGCCTCCACCACCATCATGCAGGTCACCGACCGCATTTTTCTCGGCCGCTATTCCATGGAGGCCATTGCCGCTGCACTGCCTGCGGGGATACTTTCCTTCATGTTCATTTCCTTTTTCATGGGAGTGGCCAGTTATATTAATGTATTCATCGCCCAGTATACCGGAGCCAGAAAACCTGAGCGGGTGGCTTCCAGCCTCTGGCAGGGGATTTATTTTGCCCTCGGTTCATGGCTGGTGCTGGGAATCATGGGATTCTGGCTGACTCCTCTGCTGGAAAGCGGAGGGCATCCCCCGGAAGTGCTGGAGCTTGAGATCCAATATTTCCGTATCCTCATGCTCGGAGCCGGACTTCCGGTGCTCGATACCGCGCTTTCCGGTTTTTTTGCCGGGCGCGGGCTGACCCGTACGGTCATGGTGGTCAATATGATCGGTGCGGCAGTGAATATCCCGCTGGACTACGCGCTCATCAACGGAGTCTGGATTTTTCCTGAGATGGGCATTCGTGGGGCGGCTATTGCTACTATCGTGGCCATGGCTGTTATCGTTTCAATATATATTCCGCTGATTTTCAATCGGGAAAATGAGAATGCCTTCAAGACCCGCAGTAATTTTCGCTTTGAACCGCAGCTGTTCAAGAGGTTCATTTCTTTCGGGCTGTCCAACGGAGTGCAATTTTTCCTCGACATCTTTGCGATCACTTTCTTTGTATATATGGTCGGGCGGCTGGGAACGGTTATTCTTGCGGCCAGCAATATTGTGCTTTCCATCGACGGTGTCTCGTTTTTTCCGGCTTACGGCATTGCCGTGGGCGTAAGCACGCTGGTGGGGCAGGCCATCGGGCAGGGCAGGCCGGACTATGCCCGGCGGGCCACTAAATGTGCCCTGCATATCACCACGCTCTGGATGTTGTTTATGGGGATTATTTATCTGGTCTTTCCGGAGCTGCTTCTCTCATTGTTCCGTCCGGAAAATATTACGGATGCCGTCTTTGCTGATGTACTTGATTACGGAACCCATTTTCTGCTTTTTACCGCGGCCTATATTCTTTTTGATGGCACGGCACTGGTCTATGCCGGTGCTCTAAAAGGGGCCGGGGATGTTGTCTATGTTATGAAAAGTATCGGCGTGTGCTGTATCGCAGTGATGGTAGTTCCCTGCTATATGGGGGTGGAAGTCTTCCCCCTTGGGCCTTATTTCCTGTGGGCTATCTTTACTTTATATGTGGTTATTCTGGCCGGAGCTTTTTACTGGCGGTTCCGGGGCGGGAAGTGGGAAGATATGAAAGTTATTGAGTAA
- a CDS encoding HU family DNA-binding protein, with protein MSKTVLVKKIREKLELSAKDASAALDGVLSAIEDGLKEEGNVTLTGFGTFKTVERSARTGRNPQTGEAIQIPASRGVKFTPGKFLKDAVK; from the coding sequence ATGAGTAAAACTGTTCTTGTTAAGAAAATCCGGGAAAAACTGGAGCTGAGTGCAAAAGACGCATCTGCAGCACTGGACGGAGTCCTCAGCGCAATCGAAGACGGCCTTAAAGAAGAAGGCAATGTTACCCTTACAGGTTTCGGTACATTCAAAACCGTAGAGCGCTCCGCACGCACCGGACGCAACCCCCAGACCGGCGAAGCCATCCAGATCCCCGCTTCCCGCGGCGTCAAATTCACTCCCGGAAAATTCCTCAAGGACGCAGTTAAATAA
- the groES gene encoding co-chaperone GroES, which yields MNLKPLQDRVLIKRVETEQKTASGIIIPDSAKEKPMKGEVVAAGPGKDNNPMTVKAGDLVLFAKYAGNELKIDADEFIIMREDEILAIVE from the coding sequence ATGAATCTCAAGCCTTTACAGGATCGCGTACTCATCAAGCGTGTAGAAACCGAGCAGAAGACCGCCAGCGGCATCATCATCCCCGATTCCGCAAAAGAAAAACCCATGAAAGGCGAAGTTGTTGCAGCCGGTCCCGGTAAAGACAACAACCCCATGACCGTTAAAGCAGGCGACCTTGTTCTCTTTGCAAAGTACGCAGGTAACGAACTGAAAATCGACGCTGACGAATTCATCATCATGCGCGAAGACGAAATCCTCGCAATCGTCGAATAA